A window of Thermodesulfobacteriota bacterium contains these coding sequences:
- a CDS encoding polymer-forming cytoskeletal protein produces the protein MGIFGSRAEGKAQSRSIDTIIGAEAVFEGTLTTQNSVCIEGTFRGTLRSEGTVILSRSGTIEADVVAGYVSVNGTLRGNVQALAQLDVGETGVIHGDVQAASVTVAKGGVLEGTCRRLAVPASQPVVAEASKLPPEAVAFPQRVRREQRPVQTAGEPAAAQG, from the coding sequence ATGGGCATCTTCGGTTCCCGGGCGGAAGGCAAGGCGCAGAGCCGTTCCATCGACACGATCATCGGTGCGGAGGCCGTGTTCGAGGGCACGCTCACCACCCAGAACAGCGTGTGCATCGAGGGCACCTTCCGGGGCACGCTGCGCAGCGAGGGCACGGTGATCCTGAGCCGGTCCGGCACCATCGAGGCGGATGTGGTGGCGGGGTACGTGTCGGTGAACGGGACCCTGCGGGGCAACGTGCAGGCGCTGGCGCAGTTGGACGTGGGGGAGACCGGGGTGATCCACGGGGACGTGCAGGCGGCCTCGGTCACCGTGGCCAAGGGCGGCGTGCTGGAGGGGACCTGCCGGAGGCTCGCCGTGCCGGCCTCGCAGCCTGTGGTTGCCGAAGCGTCCAAGCTCCCCCCCGAGGCCGTGGCCTTCCCCCAGCGCGTGCGCCGGGAGCAGCGGCCGGTCCAGACGGCCGGCGAGCCCGCGGCCGCCCAGGGGTAG
- a CDS encoding M23 family metallopeptidase has translation MDRVTLVWVARGGASTKVLALPKAAVAGVVGGFFLFLALAAGSLYWVRAVSQESASRIAEIQGLAEAVGRLSAERDEGEAAARELLRQNQRMEEELQEIRATEGRIRRFLGLNEPTYDEKRSHQGGMGSPGDEEGPLGGGPLPFGEDEAVAAGFAEVSRTLRTGLQEVVAHLEERKAESRRIPLILPVESEQVWLSSAFGWRDNPLSGLGREFHNGVDIAGPWKTPILAPADGEVEQVGKDRRLGVYMKLRHGSSVQTIYGHMASAAVKAGKRVKRGEVIGHMGNTGRSTGTHLHYSVSVGGKYVDPQDYIWDRPFRTLKL, from the coding sequence GTGGACCGAGTGACGTTGGTATGGGTGGCCCGAGGGGGGGCCTCCACGAAGGTTCTCGCGCTGCCCAAGGCGGCGGTGGCCGGAGTGGTCGGGGGGTTTTTTCTCTTCCTCGCCCTGGCGGCGGGGAGCCTGTACTGGGTTCGCGCCGTCTCCCAGGAGTCCGCGAGCCGCATCGCCGAGATCCAGGGGCTCGCCGAGGCCGTGGGGCGGCTGTCGGCCGAGCGGGACGAGGGCGAAGCCGCGGCCCGGGAGCTGCTGCGGCAAAACCAGCGGATGGAGGAGGAGCTCCAGGAGATTCGCGCCACCGAGGGCAGAATTCGACGCTTCCTGGGTCTGAACGAGCCGACCTACGACGAGAAGCGCTCCCACCAGGGGGGCATGGGCTCCCCCGGCGACGAAGAGGGACCGCTGGGAGGAGGCCCGCTCCCGTTCGGCGAGGACGAGGCGGTTGCGGCGGGCTTTGCCGAGGTCTCCCGCACGCTCCGAACCGGTCTGCAGGAAGTCGTGGCCCACCTGGAGGAACGCAAGGCCGAGTCGCGGCGCATTCCCCTGATCCTGCCGGTGGAGTCCGAGCAGGTCTGGCTCTCCAGCGCCTTCGGGTGGCGCGACAATCCCCTCTCGGGTCTGGGACGCGAGTTCCACAACGGGGTGGACATCGCCGGGCCGTGGAAGACGCCCATCCTGGCACCGGCGGACGGGGAGGTGGAGCAGGTTGGAAAGGACCGCCGCCTGGGCGTCTACATGAAGCTCCGGCACGGGAGTTCGGTCCAGACCATCTACGGCCACATGGCGTCCGCCGCGGTGAAGGCCGGCAAGCGGGTCAAGCGCGGCGAGGTGATCGGGCACATGGGCAACACGGGGCGCAGCACGGGTACCCACCTCCACTACAGCGTCAGCGTCGGAGGGAAGTACGTCGATCCCCAGGACTACATCTGGGATCGGCCCTTTAGAACCCTCAAACTGTGA